The following coding sequences are from one Leguminivora glycinivorella isolate SPB_JAAS2020 chromosome 7, LegGlyc_1.1, whole genome shotgun sequence window:
- the LOC125227894 gene encoding putative inactive cysteine synthase 2: MAPSRDNEIKSSALELIGNTPIVALDRLYSGPGRILAKCEFMNPGGSIKCRSSLYMIQNARKNGDLKPGSPVLEVTSGNQGTGLAVVCAVLGHPLTLTMSKGNSVQRAIHMEALGAKCVRVPQVEGTYGKVTLADVEAAEKEGLRLVDETGAFLVNQFHNEANVQSHYDSTGPEIWRQTGGKVDAFVATVGTAGTFTGVSKYLKDKNPEIVTYVVEPEGAEPIAGKAITKPCHLLQGSGYGAVPGLFKFEYMDGTMNVSDEEAVHYKKLLGEKEGLYVGYTSGANVAAAVKLLKSGKLPKDAWVVTMLNDTGLKYTPVPDELTK; encoded by the coding sequence ATGGCTCCCTCCAGAGACAATGAGATTAAATCTTCGGCGTTGGAGCTGATCGGGAACACACCCATAGTCGCCTTGGATCGTCTATATTCGGGCCCCGGACGCATCTTAGCGAAATGCGAATTCATGAACCCTGGAGGTTCCATCAAATGTCGGTCCTCGTTATACATGATACAGAATGCTAGGAAGAATGGTGATTTGAAGCCTGGGAGCCCAGTGCTTGAAGTAACATCGGGGAACCAAGGAACTGGACTGGCTGTTGTATGTGCAGTGCTTGGACATCCGTTAACTCTGACCATGTCTAAAGGGAACAGCGTGCAACGTGCTATACATATGGAGGCTCTTGGAGCGAAATGCGTTCGAGTTCCTCAAGTTGAAGGTACATATGGAAAAGTGACTTTAGCTGATGTGGAAGCGGCTGAGAAGGAAGGGTTAAGGTTAGTTGACGAAACCGGAGCATTTCTCGTTAATCAGTTCCATAATGAAGCTAATGTTCAATCGCACTACGACTCAACAGGCCCTGAAATTTGGAGACAGACTGGGGGAAAAGTGGACGCGTTTGTCGCCACCGTTGGGACGGCCGGGACTTTTACGGGCGTCTCTAAATATTTGAAGGATAAGAATCCAGAGATTGTGACGTATGTGGTGGAGCCGGAAGGTGCTGAGCCGATCGCTGGAAAGGCTATTACGAAGCCGTGCCATCTGCTGCAAGGATCGGGGTATGGGGCAGTTCCTGGGTTATTCAAGTTTGAGTATATGGATGGTACTATGAATGTGTCAGACGAAGAGGCGGTGCATTATAAGAAGCTGCTTGGGGAGAAGGAAGGTTTATACGTTGGGTACACTAGCGGGGCGAATGTGGCTGCCGCCGTGAAGCTGCTCAAGTCGGGGAAGCTGCCGAAGGACGCGTGGGTGGTCACTATGCTGAACGACACGGGCTTGAAGTACACTCCTGTTCCGGACGAATTGACAAAGTGA